ATGTCTTATTGTACCCCGGTTTCCCATATAGATAAatcattacttattacctacttaatactttaACTTTTAATCACAGTTTATGTCAACTGTAAACAATCAACAGCTTTTTTAACTTGATGACACTTAAGAAGTTATCAGCACCTTATTGGTTTTCTCTCTCAGAGTTctgacccacgcgcaacataacaAATTTCCTGTTAGTAGAAGCAAccatttattaacttttataagtTTCTACTTTCTTAAAACACATTTCTCAATTTAACTTTGTTAACAATTGTATcaagtcactataatattatgtataggtgggttatgtacttatgtaggAAACTAGTCTCAAGTAGGCGGGTAACACTAAAGGTCGAGGCCGGATTAAGAACCTATATTGGGCCCAAGGGCTGAAATTTCATATGGGCCCTTTTGACAAAACATGCTTTACAAAGCCGCTTGCAGGGACATACATTCTTCTATTTTACAAATTCacaattgcattataatattataaaattaataggtataatatgtaatttatgtctataaaactactaattttagtataataaaacttaatacttcatattttattaatttaagttcaaattttcataataacttttaaatttattaatagcaatttaattaatattaatttacaacaaatatcaaacaaaagttaatatataaaacaaaaacaaaataaaatattaaataacagtaatCACAGTGcttttgtaggtatttactatttagttgtttttgtcgataaaaaaaatggttccgCTCCGGCTAGAACCTCCCTAAATCCAGCCTTGCTACTTATctatggtaggtattataggtaaataggaaatataaaaaataatttccattacaCTATACTTAACCTaacttttttatagtttataaaatttaataggtaataaataatagttagaatttagcatgtaataactaattagatAGGTAATGGCTTTATGTGATATTAAACTATCCttttcacaaatcacaataattattaaataaataagtaccaaATTACAAagcaataacttataataatactaaaacatcttaaaattaatcaaataacaattatgcataaacattaatttattattcactataAAATTACACATATACCAACTATtgcacatattaaatattaatataaaattctctattacagtaataatacattgttcaatattttttatttagtcttTGATTTCACGtaggaaatattatacaaaacaaatactgaacataataattaaaaaaatgtttgtaaaaagttaaaaataatatgctatcTATGGGTAATTTCTATTGATACTACAAACaagagtttattaaaatatttccattaattatatttgtgctgaaaataataatttttatactcattgatttttctaaaaaatgaaGTGCCGCTTGTTCAGCGTATGTTATACCTCCAATTACCATAACATATACAGTTTTTATACCAGTCTTAAAGTCATTAACTTGGAATGAAtagttagataataatttaacaatttcttCCTCGGGCATTTCTTCTTTACACATAATCTCTATTAGTTTACCAATAGCGGGGACATATGATCCACCAAATGCTGCACTCATGCAATGCTCGCTATCATCTACAAGCCTTAATTTCTGCATCATGTTTTGCATCATTTGCTTGGTTTTATTAAtggatatgattttatttaaattactgtttAAAACCGAGCTATTATCatgttttactattaaattaattttctctaaAACATGGAATGTCTCAAAATACTTGAATCCATATTGGtgtaaaaattttgttttaatattatttaattctgttgaaGCAAATCCATCTTGGGATTgtgaaaataaacatatgagCTGTAGTATATTGTTGGCACTACCTTTCCCAAAGGCCAATAAATCTTCTATACAGTTTAAGTTTTCTTTGCGATTTCTGTtttctaacatatttttttctagtgtaatataatcaataaatttatcacCTATTACTTTTGATACAACTTCAGACGCATCTATATGGAACGTAAGGTTTTTCTTTGACATTAAGACACTCTGTAACTCTTGAGTAACATACTGTTTCATTTCATCTAGCTGCAGTTTTTTGCTCTTTTCTAGTTTATCCTGCAACTCCTTGGATTTTGATTTCCAGTAATTTAAAACATCACCAAACTGCTTGTATTTGACATATTCGTATGTTTCATCGGGGTTACATAAGTTTTTTATAGATGTAGTTCCgtcgattttttttatctcaactATACCGTTTTGTATACCGACTACTTGATCTAAAAGACTGGCATATGTACAAGGAGTTAACAGAACACTTGCATAATCAAAATCCCtatctaaaatacaaaaacatgcTCCGCTATTAATGCTAGGCTTTCCTCTATCTATAAAACatctattcaataatttatgtacagcGGTAGATGACTTTCCATTTACACATACAGTCTTAGGAAACCCCAAAACCATAAAAGCTGTCCACAAGGCTTTGGCAACAGGCAATAACAACGACTGGTTTTCTTCgacaaacacatttttgtagAAATCTATCATCTCCAATGAAAGTAATGAATCTCCTAAATGAATGAAATCCCACTggaattcaaatatttgaatgtaCCCATAGACACCTTCCTcttcaaattgtttttcaatagtAATCAATGACCTGGGAACaagaatgattttaataatatcttcaGCTATGCTTGTCCTACTTAGACACGAGTTAATGAGATCGCAAATAATTTTTGTCGCTGGTAGATTAGACGACACCAAAAAGACACACAGACGATCGGTAATTGGGTTGATCGATTCTTGCAGTTTATATACCTTTTCCACCCCATAAAGCctttaacaaaaatacattttagtatcttaatatataatttcaacaaGATCATACCTTAAGCTTTTCATATCGATGAACATTTCAAGGGGCTTAAAAAGTCTATGTTCTACAACTAAGTCTTTAGGTCCGGGCATTTCTTTTagtatattgattaaatttgtgTGGGATATTTGAGGAAAAGCATTTAACATCTTTTTGTCAAAcatgattaatattttctaaacatataatttaaaaacaaaaataattaaaataattaaaatatttatataggtagaggtacctatttcataattaatattaatatttttaaaatttaaaatattaatttaatactaattctGAACCTGCAGGTTAAGGTGCAAACAACAGtagctaataattatataacaataggtaccagttataatttaaaggtaataaataataatcaaaaatcaaagTGGACATTGTACATTTATACGTACGTAGACCAGACCTATCCGGCTTGATAATcccttgataataataataataataataatattggtgatgaatgataataaaataataataagtattaaccttaaaatattattgataatttctaAGTGAtaaaaaagttcatttttattttttaaaagcgcAAGCAAacatcaatattatacctaatattacaataatatactgtattaagTCAACTATAGTAAACTATTAAATGTAAACCAGACGCACtcatttgttttgtattatactattaaaattgaataactataatcataaaaacgtaatttaattagatttttacaTAGTTAATTCAATCAATTATTAGTACAAAATGTTGTTTGTTTCACGTTGCACAAGATTGTGTCAAAACATAATACCAAAACACAAGAATTGTGCATTAACCAGAGTACCTAGTCGAAATggatatattgtattgtaagtAAACCAATgagacaaaatataaattaatgctaaacattatttaaaggtttataataagatttaaaaattcctTACAAAAAAgaccaaaaataacaattattattttttattaaatcaaatatcacTAGCCacttggtacctataatataaattgtgattttattattgtacttttccTACTCAATTAGTG
This is a stretch of genomic DNA from Acyrthosiphon pisum isolate AL4f chromosome A3, pea_aphid_22Mar2018_4r6ur, whole genome shotgun sequence. It encodes these proteins:
- the LOC100164414 gene encoding vacuolar protein sorting-associated protein 33B; translation: MFDKKMLNAFPQISHTNLINILKEMPGPKDLVVEHRLFKPLEMFIDMKSLRLYGVEKVYKLQESINPITDRLCVFLVSSNLPATKIICDLINSCLSRTSIAEDIIKIILVPRSLITIEKQFEEEGVYGYIQIFEFQWDFIHLGDSLLSLEMIDFYKNVFVEENQSLLLPVAKALWTAFMVLGFPKTVCVNGKSSTAVHKLLNRCFIDRGKPSINSGACFCILDRDFDYASVLLTPCTYASLLDQVVGIQNGIVEIKKIDGTTSIKNLCNPDETYEYVKYKQFGDVLNYWKSKSKELQDKLEKSKKLQLDEMKQYVTQELQSVLMSKKNLTFHIDASEVVSKVIGDKFIDYITLEKNMLENRNRKENLNCIEDLLAFGKGSANNILQLICLFSQSQDGFASTELNNIKTKFLHQYGFKYFETFHVLEKINLIVKHDNSSVLNSNLNKIISINKTKQMMQNMMQKLRLVDDSEHCMSAAFGGSYVPAIGKLIEIMCKEEMPEEEIVKLLSNYSFQVNDFKTGIKTVYVMVIGGITYAEQAALHFLEKSMSIKIIIFSTNIINGNILINSCL